TTGGAAGAGACCAAAGGAGGAACGTCCGGCGAAATTTCCCAGGAGGATGAAATTAAGTTATTGACCAAAGCAGCCAAACAGCGCAAGGACTCCGCGGATATCTACAAGCAGCAAAACCGTGAGGATCTCTATGCGGTGGAAATGGCGGAATTGGAAATAATCAATGAATTTTTACCTAAGCAACTCACCGAAGAAGAGTTAGAGGCAGAATTAAGAAAGATCATTGCCGAAGTGGGAGCTGAAGGGCCGAAAGATATGGGAAAAGTCATGGGGGCAGCCACCAAGGCTTTGGCCGGCAAGGCAGACGGAAAACTGATTTCCCAAAAAGTAAAAACATTATTGGGTTGATGACTTGGCCATACTGGATTT
This Cecembia calidifontis DNA region includes the following protein-coding sequences:
- a CDS encoding GatB/YqeY domain-containing protein, whose product is MSLKASVESEIKKAMLAKDKDRLRALRAIKSLILLEETKGGTSGEISQEDEIKLLTKAAKQRKDSADIYKQQNREDLYAVEMAELEIINEFLPKQLTEEELEAELRKIIAEVGAEGPKDMGKVMGAATKALAGKADGKLISQKVKTLLG